In Acidobacteriota bacterium, one genomic interval encodes:
- the waaF gene encoding lipopolysaccharide heptosyltransferase II, whose translation MTTTVPERLVVRAPNWLGDLVMALPALGMIRRAYPEAELTIAAPLPCAPVFEQHTAVGSVDVIAPDMATGEEFDTILLLTNSFGSAWRARRAGIKERWGYAAAGRSWLLTRAVPRPSGRVHQVDYYRVLARELGMAGTGERPWIEPGARAEERAAAFLAAAGLEGRRLVGFAPGAAYGHAKRWPPRYVAETVARLAVEHAVTCVLVGASGDVEAGREIESALGSRRLAPGRLVNVIGHTDLWLLIGLLARCETFVTNDSGAMHLAAALGTHVVATFGPTDERETAPSGARVEVLTAGVFCRPCKLRDCPIDHRCMKRITPARVLDAVLSTRPPA comes from the coding sequence ATGACGACGACTGTCCCCGAGCGCCTGGTCGTGCGCGCGCCAAACTGGCTGGGCGATCTGGTGATGGCGCTGCCCGCGCTGGGCATGATCCGCCGCGCGTACCCCGAGGCGGAGCTGACCATTGCCGCGCCGCTTCCCTGCGCGCCGGTGTTCGAGCAGCACACCGCGGTGGGCAGCGTCGACGTCATTGCGCCGGACATGGCGACGGGCGAGGAGTTCGACACGATCCTGCTCCTCACCAACTCGTTCGGTTCCGCGTGGCGCGCCCGCCGTGCCGGGATCAAGGAGCGCTGGGGCTATGCCGCGGCGGGCCGGAGCTGGCTGCTGACGCGCGCCGTGCCGCGGCCGTCCGGCCGCGTTCACCAGGTGGACTATTACCGCGTGCTCGCGCGGGAGCTGGGGATGGCCGGCACGGGCGAGCGGCCGTGGATCGAGCCGGGCGCGCGCGCCGAGGAGCGCGCCGCGGCATTTCTTGCCGCGGCCGGACTTGAAGGGCGGCGGCTCGTCGGATTCGCGCCCGGTGCGGCGTACGGCCACGCCAAGCGCTGGCCGCCGCGCTACGTCGCCGAGACGGTGGCCAGGCTGGCGGTGGAGCACGCCGTCACGTGCGTGCTCGTCGGGGCGTCGGGCGATGTCGAGGCGGGGCGTGAGATAGAATCGGCGCTCGGATCGCGCCGGCTGGCGCCCGGCCGTCTCGTGAACGTCATCGGCCACACCGACCTGTGGCTCCTCATCGGGCTGCTCGCGCGGTGCGAGACGTTCGTGACCAACGACTCGGGCGCCATGCATCTCGCGGCCGCGCTCGGCACGCACGTCGTGGCGACGTTCGGGCCGACAGACGAGCGCGAGACGGCGCCGTCGGGGGCGCGCGTGGAGGTGCTCACCGCGGGTGTGTTCTGCCGGCCGTGCAAGCTTCGCGACTGCCCGATCGATCATCGCTGCATGAAACGCATCACGCCGGCCCGCGTGCTCGACGCCGTGTTGTCGACGAGGCCGCCCGCATGA
- a CDS encoding HAD family hydrolase, translated as MSGRAAVFLDRDGTLIEESGYINRIDALRLFPWSLEAVRLLNRGGFCVIVVTNQAGVARGYFDEAFVRRAHEHLASAIRAAGGEVDGFYHCPHHPDAVVAEYRKRCDCRKPAPGMFLDAARTHGLDLAASYSIGDRWHDVQAAQRAGATAVMVRTGYGSTELERPRAGVTPAHVADTLIDATTWILRQRAS; from the coding sequence ATGAGCGGCCGCGCCGCGGTGTTTCTCGATCGTGACGGGACGCTGATCGAAGAGTCGGGGTACATCAACCGGATCGATGCGCTCCGGCTGTTCCCGTGGAGCCTGGAGGCGGTGCGCCTGCTGAACCGCGGCGGTTTTTGCGTCATCGTCGTCACGAACCAGGCGGGCGTCGCGCGCGGGTACTTCGACGAGGCGTTCGTCCGCCGCGCGCACGAGCACCTGGCGTCGGCGATTCGCGCGGCGGGCGGCGAGGTGGACGGGTTCTATCACTGCCCGCACCATCCCGACGCGGTGGTGGCCGAGTACCGGAAGCGCTGCGACTGCCGCAAGCCGGCGCCCGGCATGTTCCTCGACGCGGCGCGCACGCACGGCCTGGACCTCGCGGCGTCGTATTCAATCGGCGATCGGTGGCACGACGTGCAGGCGGCGCAGCGGGCGGGCGCCACCGCCGTGATGGTGCGCACCGGGTACGGATCGACGGAACTCGAACGGCCGCGCGCCGGCGTGACGCCGGCGCACGTCGCGGACACGCTCATCGACGCAACCACGTGGATACTTCGACAACGCGCCTCCTGA